In a single window of the Papaver somniferum cultivar HN1 chromosome 8, ASM357369v1, whole genome shotgun sequence genome:
- the LOC113301603 gene encoding probable receptor-like serine/threonine-protein kinase At5g57670 isoform X1, whose protein sequence is MISPSPTKILIGISLNADVSKQLLSLAIQLAARPNDTIVAFHALVTANKKSSKKVESTKKISDRTKLRLTRAFIISILGEYTQVCQSKQVHLEAKVGTSTSVVKGLIDEATSMGATFLIVGGGSNNQNPLSYRSALEISKSCLEHAPEGCSVLSIRRAQRSLELETAVPPIHEFRRSSSRWSLRRHFGTKSIIINQNQAKFPTESIWEKPSPRAVLDGPEQEIISEIEEDDSSLGYSSISGSPPLSQTARGRSNIWKNLTSFRHVLPFRRPSFDGSKSCSHRENQPPSSSKCFSYDEISNATNDFHPDNMVGQGGYSEVYKGDLKDGRTIAVKRLSKDNTNEIKQKEFLIELGVLGHVNHPNTIHLIGCCIENGLHLVFNFSPNGSLESALHGGGCDILDWSVRRKIAVGVARGLHYLHKGCKHRIIHRDIKASNVLLGSNFEPQISDFGLAKWLPKDWNHYSAIPVEGSFGYLAPEYFMRGIVDEKTDVFAFGILLLEIITGRMPVDSSKKNLLAWARPLIESEDIAVLADPKLDGNYDVDQMYKLVLIASYCVRRSSLWRPSMDEVFQLLMDDEVQSGVVKSWGMSDYVVDEVDDYSNIDIDKLFPANQSFLDDC, encoded by the exons atgataTCTCCCAGTCCTACTAAAATACTAATTGGTATCTCCCTTAATGCCGACGTGAGCAAACAACTACTTTCATTGGCGATCCAACTTGCAGCTCGTCCCAATGACACCATAGTTGCCTTTCATGCTCTTG TTACAGCAAATAAAAAGTCATCAAAGAAGGTAGAATCTACCAAGAAGATATCTGATAGGACAAAGCTTCGCCTTACGAGAGCGTTTATCATATCAATTCTCGGAGAATATACCCAAGTATGTCAATCGAAGCAG GTGCATTTAGAAGCCAAAGTTGGAACTAGTACCAGCGTCGTAAAAGGACTAATTGATGAAGCAACATCGATGGGGGCTACCTTTCTCATTGTTGGAGGAGGCtcaaacaaccaaaacccattatCATATAG GAGTGCACTCGAAATATCAAAGTCTTGCTTGGAACACGCTCCTGAGGGTTGTTCCGTGCTATCAATACGACGAGCTCAGCGGAGTTTGGAGTTAGAGACTGCAGTCCCACCAATTCATG AATTTCGCCGGTCGAGCTCCAGATGGTCACTCCGAAGGCATTTTGGAACAAAGTCTATTATTATAAACCAAAACCAAGCTAAATTCCCAACTGAAAGCATCTGGGAGAAGCCTTCACCCAGAGCTGTTCTTGATGGACCAGAACAGGAAATAATATCTGAAATAGAGGAAGATGACTCTAGTCTGGGATATTCTAGCATCAGCGGATCTCCTCCACTGTCACAAACTGCGCGAGGTCGATCCAATATTTGGAAGAATTTAACATCATTCAGGCACGTATTGCCTTTCCGCCGACCTTCGTTTGATGGAAGTAAGAGCTGTTCTCACAGAGAAAACCAACCTCCTTCGTCATCCAAGTGCTTTAGCTATGATGAGATATCAAATGCTACAAATGACTTTCACCCAG ATAATATGGTTGGGCAAGGAGGATACTCAGAAGTTTATAAAGGTGATCTAAAAGATGGACGAACCATAGCAGTTAAGAGACTATCGAAAGACAACACTAATGAGATTAAACAGAAAGAGTTTCTTATAGAACTGGGTGTACTAGGCCATGTCAATCATCCCAACACAATACACTTGATTGGTTGCTGCATTGAAAACGGTCTTCATTTGGTTTTCAATTTCTCCCCAAATGGTAGTTTGGAGTCGGCATTGCACG GTGGAGGCTGCGATATTCTCGATTGGTCAGTTAGGCGCAAGATTGCCGTTGGAGTGGCTAGAGGCTTGCATTATCTACATAAAGGTTGCAAACATCGCATAATTCATCGTGATATAAAAGCTTCAAATGTACTTCTTGGGAGCAATTTTGAACCACAG ATTTCAGATTTTGGACTTGCAAAATGGCTTCCTAAGGATTGGAATCATTACTCAGCGATTCCAGTAGAGGGTTCATTTGGTTACCTAGCACCGGAATATTTTATGCGTGGTATTGTTGATGAAAAAACTGACGTTTTTGCCTTTGGAATTCTTCTCTTGGAGATTATAACTGGTCGAATGCCTGTCGACTCGtcaaagaaaaatcttcttgCCTGGGCAAGACCACTTATCGAGTCTGAAGATATTGCGGTACTGGCAGATCCAAAACTTGACGGAAACTATGACGTCGATCAAATGTACAAATTAGTTCTAATAGCTTCATATTGTGTTCGAAGATCATCATTATGGCGCCCATCGATGGATGAG GTGTTCCAACTTCTAATGGATGACGAGGTACAATCCGGAGTTGTAAAGAGCTGGGGAATGTCAGATTACGTGGTTGACGAGGTTGATGATTACAGTAACATCGATATCGATAAACTGTTTCCAGCTAATCAAAGTTTCTTGGATGATTGTTAA
- the LOC113301603 gene encoding probable receptor-like serine/threonine-protein kinase At5g57670 isoform X2 has protein sequence MISPSPTKILIGISLNADVSKQLLSLAIQLAARPNDTIVAFHALANKKSSKKVESTKKISDRTKLRLTRAFIISILGEYTQVCQSKQVHLEAKVGTSTSVVKGLIDEATSMGATFLIVGGGSNNQNPLSYRSALEISKSCLEHAPEGCSVLSIRRAQRSLELETAVPPIHEFRRSSSRWSLRRHFGTKSIIINQNQAKFPTESIWEKPSPRAVLDGPEQEIISEIEEDDSSLGYSSISGSPPLSQTARGRSNIWKNLTSFRHVLPFRRPSFDGSKSCSHRENQPPSSSKCFSYDEISNATNDFHPDNMVGQGGYSEVYKGDLKDGRTIAVKRLSKDNTNEIKQKEFLIELGVLGHVNHPNTIHLIGCCIENGLHLVFNFSPNGSLESALHGGGCDILDWSVRRKIAVGVARGLHYLHKGCKHRIIHRDIKASNVLLGSNFEPQISDFGLAKWLPKDWNHYSAIPVEGSFGYLAPEYFMRGIVDEKTDVFAFGILLLEIITGRMPVDSSKKNLLAWARPLIESEDIAVLADPKLDGNYDVDQMYKLVLIASYCVRRSSLWRPSMDEVFQLLMDDEVQSGVVKSWGMSDYVVDEVDDYSNIDIDKLFPANQSFLDDC, from the exons atgataTCTCCCAGTCCTACTAAAATACTAATTGGTATCTCCCTTAATGCCGACGTGAGCAAACAACTACTTTCATTGGCGATCCAACTTGCAGCTCGTCCCAATGACACCATAGTTGCCTTTCATGCTCTTG CAAATAAAAAGTCATCAAAGAAGGTAGAATCTACCAAGAAGATATCTGATAGGACAAAGCTTCGCCTTACGAGAGCGTTTATCATATCAATTCTCGGAGAATATACCCAAGTATGTCAATCGAAGCAG GTGCATTTAGAAGCCAAAGTTGGAACTAGTACCAGCGTCGTAAAAGGACTAATTGATGAAGCAACATCGATGGGGGCTACCTTTCTCATTGTTGGAGGAGGCtcaaacaaccaaaacccattatCATATAG GAGTGCACTCGAAATATCAAAGTCTTGCTTGGAACACGCTCCTGAGGGTTGTTCCGTGCTATCAATACGACGAGCTCAGCGGAGTTTGGAGTTAGAGACTGCAGTCCCACCAATTCATG AATTTCGCCGGTCGAGCTCCAGATGGTCACTCCGAAGGCATTTTGGAACAAAGTCTATTATTATAAACCAAAACCAAGCTAAATTCCCAACTGAAAGCATCTGGGAGAAGCCTTCACCCAGAGCTGTTCTTGATGGACCAGAACAGGAAATAATATCTGAAATAGAGGAAGATGACTCTAGTCTGGGATATTCTAGCATCAGCGGATCTCCTCCACTGTCACAAACTGCGCGAGGTCGATCCAATATTTGGAAGAATTTAACATCATTCAGGCACGTATTGCCTTTCCGCCGACCTTCGTTTGATGGAAGTAAGAGCTGTTCTCACAGAGAAAACCAACCTCCTTCGTCATCCAAGTGCTTTAGCTATGATGAGATATCAAATGCTACAAATGACTTTCACCCAG ATAATATGGTTGGGCAAGGAGGATACTCAGAAGTTTATAAAGGTGATCTAAAAGATGGACGAACCATAGCAGTTAAGAGACTATCGAAAGACAACACTAATGAGATTAAACAGAAAGAGTTTCTTATAGAACTGGGTGTACTAGGCCATGTCAATCATCCCAACACAATACACTTGATTGGTTGCTGCATTGAAAACGGTCTTCATTTGGTTTTCAATTTCTCCCCAAATGGTAGTTTGGAGTCGGCATTGCACG GTGGAGGCTGCGATATTCTCGATTGGTCAGTTAGGCGCAAGATTGCCGTTGGAGTGGCTAGAGGCTTGCATTATCTACATAAAGGTTGCAAACATCGCATAATTCATCGTGATATAAAAGCTTCAAATGTACTTCTTGGGAGCAATTTTGAACCACAG ATTTCAGATTTTGGACTTGCAAAATGGCTTCCTAAGGATTGGAATCATTACTCAGCGATTCCAGTAGAGGGTTCATTTGGTTACCTAGCACCGGAATATTTTATGCGTGGTATTGTTGATGAAAAAACTGACGTTTTTGCCTTTGGAATTCTTCTCTTGGAGATTATAACTGGTCGAATGCCTGTCGACTCGtcaaagaaaaatcttcttgCCTGGGCAAGACCACTTATCGAGTCTGAAGATATTGCGGTACTGGCAGATCCAAAACTTGACGGAAACTATGACGTCGATCAAATGTACAAATTAGTTCTAATAGCTTCATATTGTGTTCGAAGATCATCATTATGGCGCCCATCGATGGATGAG GTGTTCCAACTTCTAATGGATGACGAGGTACAATCCGGAGTTGTAAAGAGCTGGGGAATGTCAGATTACGTGGTTGACGAGGTTGATGATTACAGTAACATCGATATCGATAAACTGTTTCCAGCTAATCAAAGTTTCTTGGATGATTGTTAA
- the LOC113305606 gene encoding PTI1-like tyrosine-protein kinase At3g15890 codes for MGSSSSCCTGEKVDEGGGFSPNVGAHGWRIFTYKELNAATNGFSEDNKLGEGGFGSVYWGKTSDGLQIAVKKLKAMNLKAEMEFAVEVEVLGRVRHKNLLGLRGYCAGIDQRLIVYDYMPNLSLLSHLHGQFASEVQLDWKKRMNVIIGSAEGLLYLHQEVTPHIIHRDIKASNVLLDSNFDPLVADFGFAKLIPDGVSHMTTRVKGTLGYLAPEYAMFGRVSESCDVYSFGILLLEILTGRMPIEKLPGGVKRTITEWAEPYIMKGRFKDLADPKLRGNFDINQLKQAINVAALCVQTDPENRPNMKEVVKFLKGSDGRDKLLEMRIDSVKYRDDLMAIDQGTTDDDNDNDNVKRRGKVLEDESDGYGVFGAMEIQKMNDPYVRKNDGSKRRFG; via the exons ATGGGTTCATCTTCAAGTTGCTGTACTGGAGAGAAGGTTGATGAGGGTGGAGG ATTTTCACCAAATGTGGGTGCCCATGGTTGGAGGATATTCACGTACAAGGAACTGAATGCTGCGACAAATGGATTCAGTGAAGATAACAAGCTTGGGGAAGGAGGCTTTGGCAGTGTTTACTGGGGAAAAACCTCTGATGGTCTTCAG ATTGCTGTGAAAAAGTTAAAAGCTATGAACTTAAAGGCGGAGATGGAATTTGCTGTGGAAGTTGAAGTTCTTGGACGAGTTCGGCACAAAAACCTGCTTGGTCTTAGGGGTTACTGTGCCGGAATAGACCAACGACTTATAGTTTATGATTACATGCCAAATCTTAGCTTGCTATCTCATCTACATGGCCAGTTTGCAAGTGAAGTTCAACTGGACTGGAAAAAGAGAATGAATGTGATTATTGGTTCGGCAGAAGGCCTTTT GTACCTGCACCAAGAAGTGACACCCCATATAATTCACAGAGACATAAAAGCTAGTAATGTACTCTTAGATTCAAATTTCGATCCGTTAGTAGCTGATTTTGGGTTTGCCAAGTTAATCCCGGATGGTGTTAGTCACATGACAACTCGAGTCAAAGGTACACTAGGTTATCTAGCACCGGAATACGCAATGTTTGGTAGAGTATCCGAGAGCTGTGATGTCTACAGTTTTGGTATCCTTCTACTGGAGATTCTCACAGGAAGAATGCCCATAGAGAAATTGCCTGGAGGAGTAAAGAGAACCATCACGGAATGGGCTGAACCGTATATAATGAAAGGAAGGTTTAAAGACTTGGCTGATCCAAAATTACGTGGGAATTTCGATATAAACCAATTGAAACAAGCGATAAATGTCGCAGCATTGTGCGTTCAAACTGACCCCGAGAATCgacctaatatgaaagaagttgtcAAGTTTCTTAAGGGTTCTGATGGAAGAGATAAACTATTGGAAATGAGAATTGATAGTGTCAAGTATAGAGATGATTTAATGGCTATAGATCAAGGAACTACTGATGATGATAACGACAATGACAATGTAAAACGAAGAGGCAAAGTTCTTGAAGACGAAAGCGATGGCTATGGTGTTTTTGGTGCAATGGAGATACAAAAGATGAACGATCCTTACGTGAGGAAAAACGATGGAAGTAAAAGGAGATTTGGGTGA